The following are encoded together in the Brassica napus cultivar Da-Ae chromosome A9, Da-Ae, whole genome shotgun sequence genome:
- the LOC106381976 gene encoding phosphatidylinositol 3-kinase VPS34 (The RefSeq protein has 5 substitutions compared to this genomic sequence) translates to MGANEFRFFLSCDLNSPVTFRIEKLDGTLPVEKSTDSGVISGAEDKRPELYVECALYIDGAPFGLPMRTRLNTTGPPYCWNELITLSSKYRDLTAHSQLAITVWDVSCGKGEGLIGGATILLFNSKMQMKSGKQKLRLWKGKEADGSFPTSTPGKAPRHERGELERLEKLMNKFERGQIQSIDWLDRLLLKSLDKIKEQESSKHGNSYLYLVVDFCSFEHRVVFQESGANLLITSPIGSTNEFVTVWDTELGKFNPSEHKQLKLARSLDRGIIDRDLKPSNTERKSIQRVLKYPPTRTLSGDERQLLWKFRFSLMSEKRALTKFLRCVEWSDVQEAKQAIQLMYKWETIDVCDALELLSPLFESEEVRAYAVSVLERADDEELQCYLLQLVQALRFERSDRSRLSQFLVQRALQNIQLASFFRWYVAVELTDHVYNKRYFSTYDLLEQSMKKLPPDVNGEDGNKLWQSLVGQTGLTAQLVSITREVRNVRGNTQKKIEKLRQLLSGLLSELTYFEEPIRSPLTPSVLIKGIVPGESTLFKSQLNPLMLAFRTEDEGSCKVIFKKGDDLRQDQLVVQMVWLMDRLLKLENLDLCLTPYKVLATGHDEGMLEFIPSRSLAQILSEHRSITSYLQKFHPDEHAPFGITATCLETFIKSCAGYSVITYILGIGDRHLDNLLLTDDGRLFHVDFAFILGRDPKPFPPPMKLCKEMVEAMGGAESQYYTRFKSYCCEAYNILRKSSNLILNLFYLMAGSTIPDIASDPEKGILKLQEKFRLDMDDEACIHFFQDLINESVSALFPQMVETIHRWAQYWR, encoded by the exons ATGGGTGCGAGCGAGTTTCGTTTCTTCCTCTCCTGCGATCTCAATTCCCCCTTCACTTTCCGTATCGAGAAGCTCGATGGAACCCTCCCCGTCGAGAAATCTACTGATTCGG gagTTGTCTCCGGCGCAGAGGACAAAAGACCAGAGCTTTACGTTGAGTGTGCATTGTATATAGATGGAGCTCCTTTTGGTCTTCCCATGAGAACAAG GTTGAACACTACAGGACCACCATACTGCTGGAACGAACTCATCACTCTCAGTTCTAAATATCGTGACTTGACTGCTCACTCGCAACTTGCCATCACG GTATGGGATGTTTCGTGTGGAAAAGGTGAGGGACTCATTGGTGGTGCCACGATCCTTCTCTTTAACAGCAAGATGCAAATGAAATCAGGAAAGCAGAAGCTTAGGATATGGAAAGGGAAGGAAGCGGATGGTTCATTTCCTACCTCTACTCCTGGAAAG GTTCCACGGCATGAGCGAGGCGAGCTAGAGCGTTTGGAGAAGCTTATGAATAAGTTCGAAAGGGGGCAGATCCAAAGCATTGATTGGCTGGACCGACTTTTGTTGAAATCCTTGGATAAGATCAAGGAACAAGAAAGCTCCAAGCATGGAAACTCGTATCTCTACTTGGTTGTCGACTTTTGTAGTTTTGAACATCGAGTCGTATTTCAG GAGTCTGGAGCCAATTTGTTGATAACTTCCCCAATAGGATCAACAAATGAATTTGTTACTGTCTGGGATACAGAACTAGGAAAGTTTAATCCTTCAGAGCACAAGCAACTTAAGCTTGCAAGGAGCTTGGATCGTGGCATTATTGACAGGGATCTCAAGCCGAGTAATACCGAGCGGAA ATCAATACAAAGAGTTCTAAAATATCCGCCAACAAGGACTTTGAGTGGAGATGAAAGACAACTTCTGTGGAAGTTTCGTTTCTCTCTGATGTCTGAAAAGAGAGCTCTAACAAAGTTTCTTCGCTGTGTGGAGTGGAGTGATGTTCAG GAAGCGAAGCAAGCAATTCAACTTATGTACAAATGGGAAACGATAGATGTATGTGATGCCTTGGAGCTATTGTCTCCTCTATTCGAAAGTGAAGAG GTTCGAGCTTATGCTGTGAGTGTCCTTGAAAGAGCTGATGATGAAGAGCTCCAGTGTTACTTGCTTCAACTGGTTCAGGCTCTCCGTTTTGAACGCTCTGATAGATCCAGGCTTTCTCAGTTCCTTGTCCAACGGG CTTTGCAGAATATTCAGCTGGCCAGTTTTTTTCGCTGGTATGTTGCTGTTGAACTTACTGACCATGTCTATAACAAGCGATATTTCAGCACATACGACTTACTCGAGCAGAGTATGAAAAAG CTGCCGCCTGATGTTAATGGAGAAGATGGAAATAAACTGTGGCAAAGTTTGGTGGGCCAAACAGGACTGACTGCTCAGTTAGTTTCCATAACACGAGAAGTGAGAAATGTACGTGGAAACACCCAGAAGAAAATTGAGAAGCTCAGGCAGCTTTTAAGTGGACTCCTTAGCGAACTCACCTACTTTGAAGAG CCTATTCGATCACCGCTTACCCCTAGTGTCCTCATAAAAGGGATTGTTCCCGGAGAATCAACGCTCTTTAAAAGTCAATTGAATCCTCTGATGCTAGCTTTCCGAACAGAAGACGAAGGAAGTTGTAAAGTTATATTTAAGAAGGGAGATGATCTCCGGCAAGACCAACTG GTTGTTCAAATGGTTTGGCTCATGGATAGACTGCTTAAGCTGGAAAATCTTGATCTGTGCCTGACACCTTATAAGGTGTTAGCAACTGGTCATGACGAAGGAATGTTGGAGTTCATACCATCCCGTTCTTTGGCTCAG ATTCTCTCAGAGCACCGAAGCATAACAAGTTATCTACAGAAGTTTCATCCGGATGAGCATGCTCCTTTCGGGATAACAGCAACTTGCCTCGAGACTTTTATAAAAAGCTGTGCGGGGTATTCTGTGATCACGTATATACTTGGCATTGGAGACAG ACACCTGGACAACCTCCTCCTTACAGATGATGGCCGTCTTTTCCACGTTGATTTCGCATTTATACTCGGTAGAGATCCTAAACCATTCCCTCCACCGATGAAACTCTGTAAAGAAATGGTGGAAGCCATGGGCGGAGCAGAAAG CCAATACTACACAAGGTTCAAATCTTACTGTTGTGAAGCCTACAACATTCTCCGGAAATCAAGCAACCTTATTCTGAATCTGTTCTATCTCATGGCGGGTTCCACTATTCCAGATATAGCCTCAGATCCAGAGAAGGGCATTCTCAAA CTCCAAGAAAAGTTTAGGCTCGATATGGACGACGAAGCATGCATCCATTTCTTCCAAGATCTGATTAATGAAAGCGTAAGCGCTCTGTTCCCGCAAATGGTTGAAACCATACACAGATGGGCTCAATACTGGCGTTGA
- the LOC106381976 gene encoding phosphatidylinositol 3-kinase VPS34 isoform X1, translating into MGASEFRFFLSCDLNSPFTFRIEKLDGTLPVEKSTDSVVSGAEDKRPELYVECALYIDGAPFGLPMRTRLNTTGPPYCWNELITLSSKYRDLTAHSQLAITVWDVSCGKGEGLIGGATILLFNSKMQMKSGKQKLRIWKGKEADGSFPTSTPGKVPRHERGELERLEKLMNKFERGQIQSIDWLDRLLLKSLDKIKEQESSKHGNSYLYLVVDFCSFEHRVVFQESGANLLITSPIGSTNEFVTVWDTELGKFNPSEHKQLKLARSLDRGIIDRDLKPSNTERKSIQRVLKYPPTRTLSGDERQLLWKFRFSLMSEKRALTKFLRCVEWSDVQEAKQAIQLMYKWETIDVCDALELLSPLFESEEVRAYAVSVLERADDEELQCYLLQLVQALRFERSDRSRLSQFLVQRALQNIQLASFFRWYVAVELTDHVYNKRYFSTYDLLEQSMKKLPPDVNGEDGNKLWQSLVGQTGLTAQLVSITREVRNVRGNTQKKIEKLRQLLSGLLSELTYFEEPIRSPLTPSVLIKGIVPGESTLFKSQLNPLMLAFRTEDEGSCKVIFKKGDDLRQDQLVVQMVWLMDRLLKLENLDLCLTPYKVLATGHDEGMLEFIPSRSLAQILSEHRSITSYLQKFHPDEHAPFGITATCLETFIKSCAGYSVITYILGIGDRHLDNLLLTDDGRLFHVDFAFILGRDPKPFPPPMKLCKEMVEAMGGAESQYYTRFKSYCCEAYNILRKSSNLILNLFYLMAGSTIPDIASDPEKGILKLQEKFRLDMDDEACIHFFQDLINESVSALFPQMVETIHRWAQYWR; encoded by the exons ATGGGTGCGAGCGAGTTTCGTTTCTTCCTCTCCTGCGATCTCAATTCCCCCTTCACTTTCCGTATCGAGAAGCTCGATGGAACCCTCCCCGTCGAGAAATCTACTGATTCGG TTGTCTCCGGCGCAGAGGACAAAAGACCAGAGCTTTACGTTGAGTGTGCATTGTATATAGATGGAGCTCCTTTTGGTCTTCCCATGAGAACAAG GTTGAACACTACAGGACCACCATACTGCTGGAACGAACTCATCACTCTCAGTTCTAAATATCGTGACTTGACTGCTCACTCGCAACTTGCCATCACG GTATGGGATGTTTCGTGTGGAAAAGGTGAGGGACTCATTGGTGGTGCCACGATCCTTCTCTTTAACAGCAAGATGCAAATGAAATCAGGAAAGCAGAAGCTTAGGATATGGAAAGGGAAGGAAGCGGATGGTTCATTTCCTACCTCTACTCCTGGAAAG GTTCCACGGCATGAGCGAGGCGAGCTAGAGCGTTTGGAGAAGCTTATGAATAAGTTCGAAAGGGGGCAGATCCAAAGCATTGATTGGCTGGACCGACTTTTGTTGAAATCCTTGGATAAGATCAAGGAACAAGAAAGCTCCAAGCATGGAAACTCGTATCTCTACTTGGTTGTCGACTTTTGTAGTTTTGAACATCGAGTCGTATTTCAG GAGTCTGGAGCCAATTTGTTGATAACTTCCCCAATAGGATCAACAAATGAATTTGTTACTGTCTGGGATACAGAACTAGGAAAGTTTAATCCTTCAGAGCACAAGCAACTTAAGCTTGCAAGGAGCTTGGATCGTGGCATTATTGACAGGGATCTCAAGCCGAGTAATACCGAGCGGAA ATCAATACAAAGAGTTCTAAAATATCCGCCAACAAGGACTTTGAGTGGAGATGAAAGACAACTTCTGTGGAAGTTTCGTTTCTCTCTGATGTCTGAAAAGAGAGCTCTAACAAAGTTTCTTCGCTGTGTGGAGTGGAGTGATGTTCAG GAAGCGAAGCAAGCAATTCAACTTATGTACAAATGGGAAACGATAGATGTATGTGATGCCTTGGAGCTATTGTCTCCTCTATTCGAAAGTGAAGAG GTTCGAGCTTATGCTGTGAGTGTCCTTGAAAGAGCTGATGATGAAGAGCTCCAGTGTTACTTGCTTCAACTGGTTCAGGCTCTCCGTTTTGAACGCTCTGATAGATCCAGGCTTTCTCAGTTCCTTGTCCAACGGG CTTTGCAGAATATTCAGCTGGCCAGTTTTTTTCGCTGGTATGTTGCTGTTGAACTTACTGACCATGTCTATAACAAGCGATATTTCAGCACATACGACTTACTCGAGCAGAGTATGAAAAAG CTGCCGCCTGATGTTAATGGAGAAGATGGAAATAAACTGTGGCAAAGTTTGGTGGGCCAAACAGGACTGACTGCTCAGTTAGTTTCCATAACACGAGAAGTGAGAAATGTACGTGGAAACACCCAGAAGAAAATTGAGAAGCTCAGGCAGCTTTTAAGTGGACTCCTTAGCGAACTCACCTACTTTGAAGAG CCTATTCGATCACCGCTTACCCCTAGTGTCCTCATAAAAGGGATTGTTCCCGGAGAATCAACGCTCTTTAAAAGTCAATTGAATCCTCTGATGCTAGCTTTCCGAACAGAAGACGAAGGAAGTTGTAAAGTTATATTTAAGAAGGGAGATGATCTCCGGCAAGACCAACTG GTTGTTCAAATGGTTTGGCTCATGGATAGACTGCTTAAGCTGGAAAATCTTGATCTGTGCCTGACACCTTATAAGGTGTTAGCAACTGGTCATGACGAAGGAATGTTGGAGTTCATACCATCCCGTTCTTTGGCTCAG ATTCTCTCAGAGCACCGAAGCATAACAAGTTATCTACAGAAGTTTCATCCGGATGAGCATGCTCCTTTCGGGATAACAGCAACTTGCCTCGAGACTTTTATAAAAAGCTGTGCGGGGTATTCTGTGATCACGTATATACTTGGCATTGGAGACAG ACACCTGGACAACCTCCTCCTTACAGATGATGGCCGTCTTTTCCACGTTGATTTCGCATTTATACTCGGTAGAGATCCTAAACCATTCCCTCCACCGATGAAACTCTGTAAAGAAATGGTGGAAGCCATGGGCGGAGCAGAAAG CCAATACTACACAAGGTTCAAATCTTACTGTTGTGAAGCCTACAACATTCTCCGGAAATCAAGCAACCTTATTCTGAATCTGTTCTATCTCATGGCGGGTTCCACTATTCCAGATATAGCCTCAGATCCAGAGAAGGGCATTCTCAAA CTCCAAGAAAAGTTTAGGCTCGATATGGACGACGAAGCATGCATCCATTTCTTCCAAGATCTGATTAATGAAAGCGTAAGCGCTCTGTTCCCGCAAATGGTTGAAACCATACACAGATGGGCTCAATACTGGCGTTGA
- the LOC106381976 gene encoding phosphatidylinositol 3-kinase VPS34 isoform X2 — protein sequence MGASEFRFFLSCDLNSPFTFRIEKLDGTLPVEKSTDSEDKRPELYVECALYIDGAPFGLPMRTRLNTTGPPYCWNELITLSSKYRDLTAHSQLAITVWDVSCGKGEGLIGGATILLFNSKMQMKSGKQKLRIWKGKEADGSFPTSTPGKVPRHERGELERLEKLMNKFERGQIQSIDWLDRLLLKSLDKIKEQESSKHGNSYLYLVVDFCSFEHRVVFQESGANLLITSPIGSTNEFVTVWDTELGKFNPSEHKQLKLARSLDRGIIDRDLKPSNTERKSIQRVLKYPPTRTLSGDERQLLWKFRFSLMSEKRALTKFLRCVEWSDVQEAKQAIQLMYKWETIDVCDALELLSPLFESEEVRAYAVSVLERADDEELQCYLLQLVQALRFERSDRSRLSQFLVQRALQNIQLASFFRWYVAVELTDHVYNKRYFSTYDLLEQSMKKLPPDVNGEDGNKLWQSLVGQTGLTAQLVSITREVRNVRGNTQKKIEKLRQLLSGLLSELTYFEEPIRSPLTPSVLIKGIVPGESTLFKSQLNPLMLAFRTEDEGSCKVIFKKGDDLRQDQLVVQMVWLMDRLLKLENLDLCLTPYKVLATGHDEGMLEFIPSRSLAQILSEHRSITSYLQKFHPDEHAPFGITATCLETFIKSCAGYSVITYILGIGDRHLDNLLLTDDGRLFHVDFAFILGRDPKPFPPPMKLCKEMVEAMGGAESQYYTRFKSYCCEAYNILRKSSNLILNLFYLMAGSTIPDIASDPEKGILKLQEKFRLDMDDEACIHFFQDLINESVSALFPQMVETIHRWAQYWR from the exons ATGGGTGCGAGCGAGTTTCGTTTCTTCCTCTCCTGCGATCTCAATTCCCCCTTCACTTTCCGTATCGAGAAGCTCGATGGAACCCTCCCCGTCGAGAAATCTACTGATTCGG AGGACAAAAGACCAGAGCTTTACGTTGAGTGTGCATTGTATATAGATGGAGCTCCTTTTGGTCTTCCCATGAGAACAAG GTTGAACACTACAGGACCACCATACTGCTGGAACGAACTCATCACTCTCAGTTCTAAATATCGTGACTTGACTGCTCACTCGCAACTTGCCATCACG GTATGGGATGTTTCGTGTGGAAAAGGTGAGGGACTCATTGGTGGTGCCACGATCCTTCTCTTTAACAGCAAGATGCAAATGAAATCAGGAAAGCAGAAGCTTAGGATATGGAAAGGGAAGGAAGCGGATGGTTCATTTCCTACCTCTACTCCTGGAAAG GTTCCACGGCATGAGCGAGGCGAGCTAGAGCGTTTGGAGAAGCTTATGAATAAGTTCGAAAGGGGGCAGATCCAAAGCATTGATTGGCTGGACCGACTTTTGTTGAAATCCTTGGATAAGATCAAGGAACAAGAAAGCTCCAAGCATGGAAACTCGTATCTCTACTTGGTTGTCGACTTTTGTAGTTTTGAACATCGAGTCGTATTTCAG GAGTCTGGAGCCAATTTGTTGATAACTTCCCCAATAGGATCAACAAATGAATTTGTTACTGTCTGGGATACAGAACTAGGAAAGTTTAATCCTTCAGAGCACAAGCAACTTAAGCTTGCAAGGAGCTTGGATCGTGGCATTATTGACAGGGATCTCAAGCCGAGTAATACCGAGCGGAA ATCAATACAAAGAGTTCTAAAATATCCGCCAACAAGGACTTTGAGTGGAGATGAAAGACAACTTCTGTGGAAGTTTCGTTTCTCTCTGATGTCTGAAAAGAGAGCTCTAACAAAGTTTCTTCGCTGTGTGGAGTGGAGTGATGTTCAG GAAGCGAAGCAAGCAATTCAACTTATGTACAAATGGGAAACGATAGATGTATGTGATGCCTTGGAGCTATTGTCTCCTCTATTCGAAAGTGAAGAG GTTCGAGCTTATGCTGTGAGTGTCCTTGAAAGAGCTGATGATGAAGAGCTCCAGTGTTACTTGCTTCAACTGGTTCAGGCTCTCCGTTTTGAACGCTCTGATAGATCCAGGCTTTCTCAGTTCCTTGTCCAACGGG CTTTGCAGAATATTCAGCTGGCCAGTTTTTTTCGCTGGTATGTTGCTGTTGAACTTACTGACCATGTCTATAACAAGCGATATTTCAGCACATACGACTTACTCGAGCAGAGTATGAAAAAG CTGCCGCCTGATGTTAATGGAGAAGATGGAAATAAACTGTGGCAAAGTTTGGTGGGCCAAACAGGACTGACTGCTCAGTTAGTTTCCATAACACGAGAAGTGAGAAATGTACGTGGAAACACCCAGAAGAAAATTGAGAAGCTCAGGCAGCTTTTAAGTGGACTCCTTAGCGAACTCACCTACTTTGAAGAG CCTATTCGATCACCGCTTACCCCTAGTGTCCTCATAAAAGGGATTGTTCCCGGAGAATCAACGCTCTTTAAAAGTCAATTGAATCCTCTGATGCTAGCTTTCCGAACAGAAGACGAAGGAAGTTGTAAAGTTATATTTAAGAAGGGAGATGATCTCCGGCAAGACCAACTG GTTGTTCAAATGGTTTGGCTCATGGATAGACTGCTTAAGCTGGAAAATCTTGATCTGTGCCTGACACCTTATAAGGTGTTAGCAACTGGTCATGACGAAGGAATGTTGGAGTTCATACCATCCCGTTCTTTGGCTCAG ATTCTCTCAGAGCACCGAAGCATAACAAGTTATCTACAGAAGTTTCATCCGGATGAGCATGCTCCTTTCGGGATAACAGCAACTTGCCTCGAGACTTTTATAAAAAGCTGTGCGGGGTATTCTGTGATCACGTATATACTTGGCATTGGAGACAG ACACCTGGACAACCTCCTCCTTACAGATGATGGCCGTCTTTTCCACGTTGATTTCGCATTTATACTCGGTAGAGATCCTAAACCATTCCCTCCACCGATGAAACTCTGTAAAGAAATGGTGGAAGCCATGGGCGGAGCAGAAAG CCAATACTACACAAGGTTCAAATCTTACTGTTGTGAAGCCTACAACATTCTCCGGAAATCAAGCAACCTTATTCTGAATCTGTTCTATCTCATGGCGGGTTCCACTATTCCAGATATAGCCTCAGATCCAGAGAAGGGCATTCTCAAA CTCCAAGAAAAGTTTAGGCTCGATATGGACGACGAAGCATGCATCCATTTCTTCCAAGATCTGATTAATGAAAGCGTAAGCGCTCTGTTCCCGCAAATGGTTGAAACCATACACAGATGGGCTCAATACTGGCGTTGA